In the genome of Curtobacterium sp. MCLR17_036, the window CCACCGCGACCCCGCTCGCCTCGATCTGCCGCACCGCGTCGTCGTAGCGCGCGAAGAACTCGTCGCCGCTCTCGCCGCCGGGCATCCGCGTGCTGCGGTCGCCGCCGGACCACCCGTGCACGGTCGAGATGTAGATCTGGACCGAGGTCGCGTCGCGCTTGCCCTGGGTGTCCCCCGCCGAGATCTCGCGGAGGCCCGGCAGCACCACCGGCTCGAGCCCGAGCGACGCCGCCAGGGGTGCCGCGGTGTGCTGTGTCCGGACCATCGACGAGACGAAGAGCCGCTCGATGCCGCGGTCGGCGAGCGCCGCGGGCAGGGCGTCGGCCTGCCGCTGGCCGAGTTCGGTCAGGCCGGGGCCGGGCACCTCGGCGTCGAGGATGCCGTGCACGTTCGCGGGGGTCTGGCCGTGGCGGATGAGCAGCAGTCGCATGGAGCCACCCTACGGACGGCCGCCGACGTCAGCCCTGGCGGGTGTTCCAGCGTGGGTCCTTCTTGTTGATGACGTAGACGCGGCCGCGGCGGCGCACCACCTGCGAGCCGGGGATCTTCTTGAGCGCCTTGAGCGAGTTGCGGACCTTCATGCGTGCCTCCTTGTTGAGAATGCTTTTCAGTTAGAGTAGCCGACATGTCTCCCGTCATCACCCTCGTCACGGCCCTCCACCAGGAGGACGCGGACCGCGTCGCTGCTCGGATCAGCTCCGGCCACCGGATGCACGTCGCGGAGCGCGCCCTCGCCGCCGCGCGTGCGATCGCCGATCGAACTGACCAGCTCGACCTGGTGTGCGGACCTTCGGCGGAGCACGGACTCGTCGTCACGCTGCACCCGGGGACCGACGCCCGCGCGGTCGGCATGCTGCTCGCGAACGCCGCCAGGGCCGAGACCGGCGACGATCGCGTCCTGCGGCACGTCGTGGGTGTGCTGCGGGCGGACGACCTCGCGCACCTGCTGTGGTCGGACGTCGACGACGCCTTCGTCGAGGCCGACCGGGTCGCCGCGCTCGTCGAGTACGCGACGGTCATCGCCCTCGACCGTGTCGGACCGTTGTCCGGGGTCCGGCGGCGGGCACTCGTGGCCCTGCTGCACCGGCTGGCGCCCCAGGCCGTCATCGTCGCTCTGCCGACGATCCGGAGCGCTGCGGACCTGCCGGCGTCGAACGGCGGCGCGGCGCGCGTGCTCGCGACCGGGGCCGGTTGGATGCGGGCGCTGTCGAGCGGCGCGGACACCGGGCGGGAGGTCCGCGACGACCTCGTGTCGATGCGCTACCGCGAGCCGCTGCCGTTCCACCCCGGACGCCTGGCCGCCGTCATCGAGCAGGACCTGGCGGCGGGGGTGAACGGCCGGGTTCTGCGGTCGAAGGGCTTCTTCCGGCTGGCCTCGCGCCCGGACCACGTCGGCTCGTGGTCGAGCGTCGGCGCGATGCTCGCCCTCGACCCCACCGCGAACCC includes:
- a CDS encoding GTP-binding protein, giving the protein MSPVITLVTALHQEDADRVAARISSGHRMHVAERALAAARAIADRTDQLDLVCGPSAEHGLVVTLHPGTDARAVGMLLANAARAETGDDRVLRHVVGVLRADDLAHLLWSDVDDAFVEADRVAALVEYATVIALDRVGPLSGVRRRALVALLHRLAPQAVIVALPTIRSAADLPASNGGAARVLATGAGWMRALSSGADTGREVRDDLVSMRYREPLPFHPGRLAAVIEQDLAAGVNGRVLRSKGFFRLASRPDHVGSWSSVGAMLALDPTANPSWDADAPVGQALWFVGERLDVRAIERALDGALLTPDELLAGPDVWRGWADPFPVWPAVDPASEHRHD
- a CDS encoding histidine phosphatase family protein encodes the protein MRLLLIRHGQTPANVHGILDAEVPGPGLTELGQRQADALPAALADRGIERLFVSSMVRTQHTAAPLAASLGLEPVVLPGLREISAGDTQGKRDATSVQIYISTVHGWSGGDRSTRMPGGESGDEFFARYDDAVRQIEASGVAVAAAVSHGAAIRTWASAAAQNTPDHFGTKRNLENTGIVELEGSSDDGWRLVDWEGEPIGGEQLIDRTAQDPTGERA
- the ykgO gene encoding type B 50S ribosomal protein L36 — encoded protein: MKVRNSLKALKKIPGSQVVRRRGRVYVINKKDPRWNTRQG